The stretch of DNA CCCGCTTCGACATATATATAGAGTGTTGTTCATCGAATTATGTAAGGAGATTGTCCTTATGATCATGGGCCAAGAGAAGTAAAAATCAGCGATATTAAAGTTAGTGTAACATTCTTTCTGTAAAATCTAGAACCTTAAAAAAGTGGTGAGTCAGAAGCCCCTAATAAGATCATAACATCTGAAAAGGAGAACTAAATGACTTACCAAGAAAATTATGACCTTTCGTCAAGTACAATAGAAAAGATGACAGGTTTGATGCAAACCATTACAGACCCACGCAGCAATGCAACCGGTTTTACTTACAATGATAACGATGACCTGATAAGGCTCACCAATGCGGTGGGAGACAGCGAAGTGTACACCTATGATGATGCGGGTCGAAACATCACTAAAACCAATGCTCGTGGTTTTACAACGACCTTCACTTATGATGATTTCGATCGGCTTTTGACAATTAAAGACGCACTGGATGGGGTTACTGCTTTTACATACGTTGCTGTAGGAAATGAACATAGCGAGATGAAACCCAATGGCAAGGCGACCACATTTACCTTTACCGATCGTGATCTGTTGCAGACAATCGTCGATCCAGCCGGGTATGTGACAACTTATAGTTATGACGCGGCTAAGAATTTAATATCCTTAACTGATGGCAACGGTCATACGACCACATTTAGTTACGATGCTTTAAACCGCAGGGTCAGTCAAACCAACCTGCTTAATCGGACCACAACCTTTACCTTTGATGGGAATGGAAACCTGGCGATACTTACCGATCCACTTAATCATGCGGTCACATCAGTTTATGATGCCTGTGACCAACCCGGGGAGAAAGGGGGATTACTACGGCCCGATGGCAACCTGTTTATTTAAAGCACAATTTCGAATCCAGAGACGACAGGAGTTCCCTTGAAATTTGAAGATCAAGCAAAAAGACTGTTCGAGGCGCATTACAATTGTGCCCAATCGACGTTTGGCGCCTTTGCCGAGCATTTTAATCTTGACCTGACCACCGCGGTGAAAATCGCAATGCCCTTTGGCGGCGGAATCGGGCACAGCGGCGGGATGTGTGGCGCGGTCAGTGGTGGGATCATGGTCATTGGGCTGGCCCGGGGTATCGATGTTTATGATAAAGATAAAAAAGAAGCTTGCTATGCTCTGGCGAGAGAGTTTTTGAACCGATTTTCTGCGCTGCATGGCTCATTGACCTGCCCTGGATTGCTGGGAGTGGATATCGGAGACCCATTAGCCCAGCAGGATGCACGAGAACGGGGCCTGTTTCGAGCGGTTTGTACGCAACTCGTCGTCGATGCAGCCCGGTTGGCGGCTGAGGTGTTGGAGCTGGACCAGGATGAGGGGTGAGGACTGGGTCACCACGACTGTCAATTAAATGGAACGCAACAAAGAATTTAGAATTTAGAGCTTAGAACTTAGAATTTAGAGCTTAGAGCTTAGAGCTTAGAGCTTAGAGTTTAGAGCTTAGGGCTTTGAAAGTTCACAAATTACGGAACTGAAAAAACCGAATTGCCTGTTATCCATATTTAAACCCACCATTTTTTAAGGTTAACGATGGCAATTTTCATGGCAGATCACATTAATATGATACAATAATAATTAGCTTAACAAGAATTTTGTCTCTCAGTGCAATTCTCATGAAATACTCATAATGCGGACCAAATTTAGTGTCTAACGGAAGAGAATAAGAGAGTATTTAATGAATTAATTGCGCCTTGTAGCGAAATTCTGTTTGGGAGAAAAACCACTATTTGCAAAAATGATGACTGGAGGTTTTTATCGGAGGAAAAGTTTATCCATAGTACAAAATGACGGTTAATTGTTAACAACTTTGGAGGATACGATGAAAAAAATAATTTTGAATGTGTTTACCTTCGTGTTGTTGCTCAGCTTCATGGCATCGCCAGTTCTGGCGGATCGACCAGCCAGGGGAGCTGAGAAGACGCCGGAGATCAAGCCAGCGCTGACAGCACGAAATCAAGATCCACCAAGCCTGGCGGTGAGCGAAACCGGATTGTACATTGTTCAACTGGACGATGCGTCCCTGACAACGTACATGGGTGGCATTCCCAGCTTGCAAGCCACCAGCCCGCAAGTGACTGGCGCCAACAAACTCGACACAACCGCACCGGCAAGCCTGGCTTATAAAGCGTACCTTGAAGGCAAACAGGTGGATTTCATTTCACGAATGGGTGCTTCGTTGGGGCGCTCTGTAGAGGTCAGGTTCCAATACCTGAATGTGCTCAACGCACTGGCGGTGAAAGTCTCCCACGAAGAGGCGCTCGCCCTTGCACAAATGCCAGGAGTGTTGGCAGTCTACCCCGACAGGGCACGTGAGATTGATACCGATGCCAGCCCGGCATTCATGGGTGCACCCACTTTTTGGGAAGGAGAATTTGGCCAGGACAAGCATCGTGGAGAAGGGGTGATTGTCGCCATGCTGGATACCGGCGTCAACCCGGAGCATCCCTCGTTTGCCGCAACCGATGGATATGGCTACACCCATACCAATCCCTTTGGCGCAGGGACTTATGTGGGGGTGTGTGACCCGGATGCTGATGACTATGATGTAGATTTTCCCTGTAACGACAAATTGATCGGTGCTTATAATTTCTATTCAGGACCTGATCCACAACCCACCAGCGCTCGAGATTGGCATGATCATGGCTCCCATGTCGGCAGCACTATCGCCGGGAACAAGCATGATGCCATTATTAGCGAGCTTGGGATTCCCCGTACTATTTCAGGTGTCGCCCCGCGTGCCAACATTATTTCGTACCTGGTGTGTTTCCCGTCCTGTTACGATACAGGAATTGTTGCAGCAACGGAACAGGCTCTCGATGATGGCGTTGATGTGCTGAATTATTCCATCTCAGGCGGCGACGATCCCTGGGATGATCCCGTTGATCTGGCATTTCTGGAAGCCACTGCTGCAGGCATGTTTGTTTCAACATCGGCTGGAAACGATGGCCCCGGCGCCAGTACGGTTGCTCATACCGGCCCCTGGAATGCCGCAGTCGCAGCCAGCACCCAGAACCGGTCTTTTGCCAACGACCTGAGTGTGATTGCCCCAACCGCGCCCGTTGACTTGCAGAATATTTACGCGTTGCGCGGCGAAAATGTAATCATCTCGGCAGACGTCGAGGCGCCTATCAAATATGATCCGGATAACAACCTGGGCTGTGAGGATTTCGATTCAGGCTTTTTTGACGATTCCTTTGCATTAATCCAGCGTGGCGATTGTCCTTTTGCTGATAAAGAAGCCAATGCCAGAGCTGCTGGCGCGATTGGCCTGGTTGTTTTCAACAATGCTGCTGGCCTCCCAATTGTTATGGGCGCAACGACAGGCGACATTCCCGCGGTGATGATTAGCAAGGATGACGGTGAGGCGTTAAAAGATTACATCTTGGACCATCCGGACACAACTGAGATTTTACTCAGCGCTACCCATGCAGTTATTGATGACAGTTTAGGCGACATCATGGCTGATTTTAGCTCCCGTGGGCCCAGCCAATGGGACTTGTTGAAGCCTGATTACACCGCACCCGGTGTGAATATCCTGGCAGCGGGACATGAAAGCGAAGATGCGTATGTCTTTATGCAGGGGACCTCGATGGCCTCGCCCCATGCTGCTGGCGCAGCAGCTCTGATGGTGCAGCGATACCCGACTTGGACCCCGGCGGAGATCAAATCTGCCCTGGCGATGACCGCTTACCAGGACGTGCTCAAAGAAAATGGCGTTGATCCGGCGGGCTATTTTGACATGGGTTCTGGACGAATTGATTTGCACGAAGGCGCCCAGGTCGGCTTGGTGATGAATGAGACCTTTGCTAATTACCTCGCGGCAGACCCGCATGATGGCGGCGACCCCAAGACGCTGAATCAACCCAGCATGGTTGACCACAAGTGCGTTGAGAGCTGTTCCTTTACCCGCACCGTACGAAATGTGCTGACAGACGCCACAACATACGCTGTCACCGTGGAGGCACCAGCTGGCATGCAAGTTAGCGTGGTTCCAAACAACTTTACCATTCCCAAAGATGAAACTCAGGAATTGGAGATCACTGTTGACGTCGATATGGATGTGCTGGACCCTGGAGAGTGGGTGTTTGGCCAGATTGAACTGAAAGTTGCAACCACCGAGTCCGCTGAAACGGTCGCCACGCACAAACTGCCGATCGCAATCAAACCTTTCTCAGAATCACCGGAAATCACCCTGAACCCTGAAGAGATTTCCTCTTCTCAATTCCCTGGACAGGCGGTGTCGAAAACCCTGACCATTGGAAATACAGGGGGTGTGGACCTGGAATGGGAGATTGAAGAAGAGCCTGGCATCACCGCTGTTTTAGGCTTGACAATCGATGGCGAAACTGTGGATGATTACCCAACAGTTGCGGTTGAAGGTGTACGTGCTGAGCGGCTTGACATGCTCACGCTTGACAGCGCAAGGATCGAAGCGCCACAAGCCGCACAACCCACAGCTGAAGAAGATTACCACCTGGTGCTTGATGACGGCACAATAGATACTGTAATTGGCATTGGCGGGACCTGGGAATTCATATTCCTGAACCGGTTTACGCCGGAGCCCTGGGCATACCCCCTGAGCTTGAAAGAAATTCGGGTTGTATTTCATAATGCAGGGAATGTGGCTGTGGGTGATGAGATGATCCTGGTGGTTTAT from Brevefilum fermentans encodes:
- a CDS encoding RHS repeat protein, coding for MTYQENYDLSSSTIEKMTGLMQTITDPRSNATGFTYNDNDDLIRLTNAVGDSEVYTYDDAGRNITKTNARGFTTTFTYDDFDRLLTIKDALDGVTAFTYVAVGNEHSEMKPNGKATTFTFTDRDLLQTIVDPAGYVTTYSYDAAKNLISLTDGNGHTTTFSYDALNRRVSQTNLLNRTTTFTFDGNGNLAILTDPLNHAVTSVYDACDQPGEKGGLLRPDGNLFI
- a CDS encoding C-GCAxxG-C-C family protein; its protein translation is MKFEDQAKRLFEAHYNCAQSTFGAFAEHFNLDLTTAVKIAMPFGGGIGHSGGMCGAVSGGIMVIGLARGIDVYDKDKKEACYALAREFLNRFSALHGSLTCPGLLGVDIGDPLAQQDARERGLFRAVCTQLVVDAARLAAEVLELDQDEG
- a CDS encoding S8 family serine peptidase — protein: MKKIILNVFTFVLLLSFMASPVLADRPARGAEKTPEIKPALTARNQDPPSLAVSETGLYIVQLDDASLTTYMGGIPSLQATSPQVTGANKLDTTAPASLAYKAYLEGKQVDFISRMGASLGRSVEVRFQYLNVLNALAVKVSHEEALALAQMPGVLAVYPDRAREIDTDASPAFMGAPTFWEGEFGQDKHRGEGVIVAMLDTGVNPEHPSFAATDGYGYTHTNPFGAGTYVGVCDPDADDYDVDFPCNDKLIGAYNFYSGPDPQPTSARDWHDHGSHVGSTIAGNKHDAIISELGIPRTISGVAPRANIISYLVCFPSCYDTGIVAATEQALDDGVDVLNYSISGGDDPWDDPVDLAFLEATAAGMFVSTSAGNDGPGASTVAHTGPWNAAVAASTQNRSFANDLSVIAPTAPVDLQNIYALRGENVIISADVEAPIKYDPDNNLGCEDFDSGFFDDSFALIQRGDCPFADKEANARAAGAIGLVVFNNAAGLPIVMGATTGDIPAVMISKDDGEALKDYILDHPDTTEILLSATHAVIDDSLGDIMADFSSRGPSQWDLLKPDYTAPGVNILAAGHESEDAYVFMQGTSMASPHAAGAAALMVQRYPTWTPAEIKSALAMTAYQDVLKENGVDPAGYFDMGSGRIDLHEGAQVGLVMNETFANYLAADPHDGGDPKTLNQPSMVDHKCVESCSFTRTVRNVLTDATTYAVTVEAPAGMQVSVVPNNFTIPKDETQELEITVDVDMDVLDPGEWVFGQIELKVATTESAETVATHKLPIAIKPFSESPEITLNPEEISSSQFPGQAVSKTLTIGNTGGVDLEWEIEEEPGITAVLGLTIDGETVDDYPTVAVEGVRAERLDMLTLDSARIEAPQAAQPTAEEDYHLVLDDGTIDTVIGIGGTWEFIFLNRFTPEPWAYPLSLKEIRVVFHNAGNVAVGDEMILVVYENTTGNPDPAIGSNFLASYPVTVVGVPAWNVYTLHEPLVLNGPGDVIIGVIAMEVPGSAYHPAALDTTTPQHRSWIGIWDDWPPPDPPLLPPDDTWMLIDGFRPGNWMIRGLATYDPVCTNPEDVPWLAVDPTAGTTPPAMSTDVLVTLDSTGMSPGNYHANLCITSNDPAKPLSVVPVEMEVVQPCLSVDPESLEKSLRPDQTGTETLHLINICEEPVDFTLIEIDGGYSSPAYLESGTVILSNTGPYNSLPNAAFPMADVELILDDGSRENGIGIGGTWEFIFLNRFTPDPGAYPFTLDEIQVYFASQDQVWVGDRMDLVVYENTSGNTDPAVGAQFLARFPVEVEALDAWNTYALPGGVVLDGPGDVLIGVIAMETPGSNYWPAALDQTNSQERSWAGWWLTSPPPVEPTLPPDEEWMLIDDFLPGNWMIRGKGSFGGGDVPWLSENPESGTIPASGEVDITVTFDSTGLDIGDYFAIIRVSSPPAPAIDVPVTLHVINEAPVAEDQAVETLQDTPIEITLEATDAEDDPLTFIIVDEPEHGELQYGPGELPTLTYVPDLGWFGVDSFTFKANDGWNDSNIATVTVTVLRDNKPPLAVDDFYETDMDVTLVVPAPGVMANDSDPNPGDRLVVELKDAPLHGTVELAEDGSFTYVPNAGFFGKDSFTYNLIGIPLHWPDSDRGPQYIDTATVHITVVGPEVSLHTIFLPIIFH